In the genome of Desulfuromonas sp. DDH964, one region contains:
- a CDS encoding DNA internalization-related competence protein ComEC/Rec2: protein MALGLPVLLAAYASGLLAAPYLFPAPWFPFLPLLAGGLWLAWPQRRLAPLLLLLCFSCLGLVRYQLQLQSPTGSGHVAAWVGEKPLRVTGRVERVMSRPEQRSVIDLEAHTLTVAGQSRTVRGIVRIFLDSPPEAAAPGREVSLWTRLRKPRDFGTPGEFAYRRHLAREGIFVTAYLPGSEGLAVLAGDRPDLSATIARWRLAAAAFMDSYLPPEEGILARALLIGDQGGFSAELRERLAACGLSHLFAISGMHLGFLAGFLYLAARAFYRRSSRLLLWAPPRRVLPLALLPLLGFYLVMSGGALATSRAFLIAVGAALYLALSRTLAPLRTLAAAAMILLLLDPLAIFEPGFQLSFAGAAGLLVLLPPWQERLRSWSRPWRWGATLFLASLAATLATLPLAVAHFYRFAPVAPISNLLAVPLIALVALPCGLAALLLAPLALPPAVGLLKLSGLATSLALSAGEALAGLPWLSGRVWYPTPATLVGISLLVIAVGLAGHSRRWRRSAFLVAAAGILVWSWPVSAPGGMRLTALSVGQSEALLLTLPGGENLLIDGGGSRDPHIDIGKRLVAPALARLGVQHLDAVLLTHPHPDHSGGLQEVLATFPVAELWAGPGPEDLPAPLARLAAERQIPRRRFAPGWQQLATAPGLELDLYCPPAEVASANDRSLVLYARQGKRGLLLTGDLGAAGIRRLLSEPLPGPVDLLKIPHHGSRHSAPELLMQTLHPAQALVSVGAGNSYRFPDPVVLAALERNGTTLWRTDRDGTVRFLALEDGWQPQRWQRGLFR from the coding sequence ATGGCGCTGGGCCTGCCCGTCCTGCTGGCAGCCTACGCCAGCGGCCTGCTCGCCGCTCCCTACCTCTTTCCTGCCCCCTGGTTCCCTTTCCTGCCGCTGCTCGCCGGCGGCCTTTGGCTGGCGTGGCCGCAGCGCCGCCTGGCGCCTCTGCTCCTCCTTCTCTGTTTTTCCTGCCTGGGGCTGGTTCGCTACCAGCTTCAGCTCCAGTCACCAACCGGCAGCGGACATGTCGCTGCCTGGGTCGGCGAGAAGCCACTGCGGGTTACCGGTCGGGTCGAGCGGGTCATGTCGCGCCCGGAGCAGCGCAGCGTTATCGACCTTGAGGCGCACACCCTGACCGTGGCCGGACAGAGCCGTACGGTCCGGGGGATAGTGCGGATTTTTCTCGACTCGCCGCCCGAAGCGGCGGCCCCCGGTCGCGAAGTCAGCCTCTGGACCCGGTTACGGAAGCCACGCGACTTCGGCACTCCCGGCGAATTCGCCTATCGTCGCCACCTCGCCCGCGAAGGGATTTTTGTTACCGCCTATCTGCCGGGAAGTGAAGGACTCGCCGTCCTGGCGGGCGACCGGCCCGACCTCAGCGCCACCATCGCGCGCTGGCGGCTGGCCGCAGCAGCATTTATGGACAGTTACCTCCCCCCTGAAGAGGGGATTCTGGCACGGGCGCTGCTGATTGGCGACCAGGGGGGATTCTCCGCCGAACTCCGCGAGCGCCTCGCCGCCTGCGGCCTCTCTCACCTCTTTGCCATTTCCGGGATGCACCTCGGCTTTCTCGCCGGTTTTCTCTACCTCGCTGCACGCGCCTTCTACCGGCGCAGCAGTCGCCTGCTGCTCTGGGCCCCGCCGCGCCGCGTACTCCCCCTTGCCCTGTTGCCGCTGCTCGGCTTCTACCTGGTAATGAGCGGTGGCGCGCTTGCCACCAGCCGGGCTTTTCTGATCGCCGTTGGCGCAGCCCTCTACCTGGCACTCTCCCGCACCCTCGCCCCGCTGCGGACCCTCGCCGCAGCAGCCATGATCCTGCTGCTCCTCGATCCACTCGCCATCTTCGAACCAGGCTTTCAGCTCTCCTTTGCCGGCGCCGCCGGCCTCCTGGTTCTGCTCCCCCCCTGGCAAGAGCGGCTTCGCAGCTGGTCTCGTCCCTGGCGCTGGGGGGCCACGCTCTTTTTGGCGAGCCTGGCGGCGACCCTCGCCACCTTGCCGCTGGCGGTCGCCCACTTCTATCGCTTCGCTCCGGTCGCCCCGATCTCCAACCTGCTGGCGGTACCCTTGATCGCCCTGGTCGCCCTCCCCTGCGGGCTCGCCGCATTGCTGCTTGCCCCCCTGGCCCTGCCCCCCGCCGTCGGGCTTCTTAAACTGAGTGGGCTGGCGACGAGCCTGGCACTCAGCGCCGGTGAAGCCCTGGCCGGCCTGCCATGGCTCTCGGGGCGGGTCTGGTACCCGACCCCGGCCACCCTCGTCGGCATCAGCCTCCTCGTGATTGCCGTGGGACTCGCCGGTCACTCCCGCCGCTGGCGCCGGAGCGCCTTTCTGGTGGCGGCAGCAGGAATTCTGGTCTGGTCCTGGCCGGTCTCCGCACCCGGCGGAATGCGCCTCACCGCCCTAAGTGTCGGTCAGAGCGAAGCCTTGCTCCTCACTCTCCCCGGCGGGGAGAACCTCCTGATTGATGGGGGCGGCAGCCGCGATCCGCACATCGATATCGGCAAACGCCTGGTTGCCCCGGCCCTTGCCCGGCTCGGGGTTCAGCACCTGGATGCAGTCCTCCTCACCCATCCCCACCCCGATCACAGTGGCGGACTGCAGGAGGTCCTCGCCACCTTTCCCGTCGCCGAACTGTGGGCCGGCCCCGGGCCGGAAGACCTGCCGGCCCCCTTGGCCCGCCTTGCCGCCGAGCGACAGATTCCGCGCCGGCGGTTTGCTCCGGGCTGGCAGCAGCTCGCAACCGCCCCGGGTCTGGAACTCGACCTTTATTGCCCTCCCGCCGAGGTTGCCTCGGCCAATGACCGCTCACTGGTCCTCTATGCCCGGCAGGGGAAGCGCGGCCTGCTGCTGACGGGGGATCTCGGGGCGGCAGGAATCCGGCGCCTCCTATCCGAGCCGCTGCCAGGCCCAGTCGATCTGCTGAAAATTCCCCACCATGGCAGTCGCCACTCGGCCCCGGAGCTGTTGATGCAGACCCTGCATCCCGCCCAGGCCCTGGTTTCGGTTGGCGCCGGCAACAGCTACCGGTTCCCCGATCCGGTCGTCCTCGCTGCCCTTGAGCGGAACGGGACGACGCTCTGGCGAACCGATCGCGATGGGACGGTTCGTTTCCTCGCCCTGGAGGACGGCTGGCAGCCGCAACGTTGGCAAAGAGGGCTTTTCCGTTGA
- a CDS encoding ABC transporter substrate-binding protein — translation MKQVVCHLFFWSSLLWSGPAALAAEPSALPSAQPVYIGIDAEFGYRDSTSAEAISYGVQIAIAEINHQGGVLGGRPLKLVERANNSVPARSLVNMEELAAMPDLVAVFCGRFSPPIVAALPLIHQQHLILLDPWAAADGVVENGYHPNYVFRLSLKDNDAMPVMLEHARARGLRRVGLLLLNTSWGRSSLAAAERHLQGESQGLRIVGQTWFNWQDTSLIDRYLELCRAGAEAVIMVTNVETAAVLVREMAALPAPKRIPLLCHWGITGGTFPKLAGTSLAEVDLAVVQTYSFVGATDPVARRVLRAAEGLMGVGARQIPSPVGLAHAYDLTHLLARAIDRAGTTDRPAVRAALEQVRNYQGLVRHFSRPFAPDRHDALDRSDVFMAAYDRNDQAIVPIGR, via the coding sequence TTGAAACAAGTCGTCTGCCATCTTTTTTTCTGGTCGTCGCTGCTCTGGTCGGGGCCTGCCGCTTTGGCCGCCGAGCCGTCCGCTCTCCCCTCGGCGCAACCGGTCTACATCGGGATAGACGCAGAATTCGGCTACCGTGACAGTACTTCCGCCGAAGCGATCAGCTACGGCGTACAGATCGCCATCGCAGAAATCAACCATCAAGGCGGTGTACTCGGCGGCCGGCCTCTGAAGCTGGTCGAACGGGCCAACAATTCGGTCCCGGCCCGCAGCCTGGTCAATATGGAAGAACTGGCCGCCATGCCCGACCTCGTTGCGGTCTTCTGCGGCCGTTTCAGTCCGCCGATTGTCGCTGCGCTCCCCCTGATACACCAACAGCACCTGATCCTCCTCGATCCCTGGGCGGCGGCCGATGGGGTGGTTGAAAATGGTTACCATCCCAATTACGTCTTTCGCCTTTCTCTCAAGGACAACGACGCCATGCCGGTCATGCTTGAGCATGCCCGAGCCCGCGGTCTTCGTCGGGTCGGCCTGTTGCTGCTCAATACCAGTTGGGGGAGAAGCAGTCTGGCGGCTGCCGAGCGCCATTTGCAGGGCGAGTCGCAGGGGCTCCGGATCGTCGGCCAGACATGGTTCAACTGGCAGGATACCTCGTTGATCGACCGTTACCTGGAGTTGTGCCGGGCCGGGGCCGAGGCAGTCATCATGGTCACCAACGTCGAGACCGCAGCGGTACTGGTCAGGGAAATGGCGGCACTCCCCGCCCCGAAACGGATCCCCCTGCTCTGTCATTGGGGCATCACCGGCGGCACCTTCCCAAAACTGGCGGGTACCAGCCTGGCCGAGGTGGATCTGGCGGTGGTGCAAACCTATTCCTTTGTCGGGGCCACTGACCCGGTAGCACGGCGGGTACTGCGCGCCGCCGAAGGTCTCATGGGGGTTGGCGCGAGGCAGATTCCTTCCCCGGTCGGATTGGCTCATGCCTACGATCTGACCCATCTTCTGGCTAGGGCGATCGACCGGGCCGGTACCACCGACCGGCCCGCGGTGCGGGCGGCGCTGGAACAGGTCCGTAACTACCAGGGGTTGGTCCGTCACTTTTCCCGCCCCTTTGCTCCCGACCGCCACGATGCCCTGGACCGGTCCGACGTCTTCATGGCCGCTTACGATCGGAATGATCAGGCCATTGTCCCGATCGGTCGCTGA
- a CDS encoding PAS domain S-box protein, with amino-acid sequence MFYRFRALLTKLSRWFSASLANRLTLSILLGATFMLAVVGGSSYTALSGLLERSLAADLESQVKTLVERLESSLDQVIRDIEGLSRSSFVANGLVDASGRDVYLVPFLGDFEAHLTVPATLLLVDFRGELVASRQRHPETLSLENSAHVQAALAGKGMQAALVRERGRFLVELIHPVLLAPTGTVEGALVVQIDIGRLFAGFVEVLPPKLFHQLTLEEKTSLGSHGELPGNDLFSLSGYLHLHPPLNQLPMRIDLGESRKELFAPLRQVVMLYLICGGMLLCLAFLLARFFGTIMAWPIVELSHAAALVADGGKLQMPSTHRRQDEIGLLTEAFARMVERLHRANETLEIRVRERTAELRSSELLLANIVDNIPLAVGVRALHPSDGKNPWVLWNRAAETIFGLDRESLARHDFDGNLLPVSIQTEETLPRPGNYWSVETPYHHPGDGRQLTIDSRILGLFDAAGQISHLLAISDDITDRKRSDELVLEIARGVASQTGETFFPSITAHLAATLGADFALVGEVAGSPPVVRTIAVFAQGQESDNFVYELAGTPCETVLSGGVCSYPSRVWAHFPRDMMLKEMGIEGYLGAPLHDQEGIPMGVLVVLFQRPLTEIPLAENLLSIFAARAAAELERRQAEQALEKTKVRFRAIVQNAPSGICTVSPEGHLLSANPPFCALLGREEAELCHFSLCDVVHPDDWLSLYQDYFRQSNGRLDSLRRDCRLQGKDGKTVWVDLALTGGGDFSIVMIRDITRRRQVERTLQLDKLRSEALYRLAQMEDVPKDVLHRFILSQGVRLTGSAFGHLFSLDPGGTRLVLHARSGAGGGEEGAATQPTEFPLDAVGRWREVVQECRPVIENDYSGPLPWARSVGQEGETLLRVMNVPLLDNGQLQMVFEVANKAEDYDETDLHQLTLLLDGMGRILKQKQAEELLRNSERRYRSLYQEFQALLTGIPDRITLLDPHLRVVWSNHLDRSDVTDSPVPEEARRPCYEICFQRAEICEDCPPNRAFRSKSMEQGEVETADGRIWDIRGIPIRGELGQVVNVIELAQDITARVRAQELSIRTAHLASLGELAAGVAHEINNPINGIINYAQILADRLQDAAGEVDLPGRIIHEGERISAIVRSLLDFARPQGEAKQLVDVAGELQEALALCVAKMTREQINVRMEIAPNLPRVMSRSGQLRQVFLNILNNSHYALNVKFPGADPDKILDIQVKLIESDQERVRITVTDFGCGIASDVIDRVMNPFVTTKPVGQGTGLGLSISHGIINDHGGTVKLESVEGQFTRVRIDLPVVIPQQ; translated from the coding sequence ATGTTCTACCGTTTCAGGGCACTATTGACCAAGCTGAGCCGATGGTTCTCGGCCAGTCTCGCCAATCGGCTGACCCTGTCGATCCTGCTAGGCGCCACCTTCATGCTGGCGGTGGTGGGCGGTTCCAGCTATACCGCCTTGTCCGGCCTGCTGGAGCGAAGTCTGGCCGCCGACCTGGAAAGCCAGGTGAAAACCCTGGTGGAACGTCTCGAAAGCTCCCTGGATCAGGTGATCCGGGACATTGAGGGCCTTTCACGGAGTTCCTTCGTGGCCAACGGCCTGGTCGATGCCAGCGGGCGGGATGTCTACCTGGTCCCCTTCCTGGGGGATTTCGAGGCGCACCTGACGGTGCCGGCAACCCTGCTGCTGGTCGATTTTCGTGGTGAATTGGTGGCCAGCCGGCAGCGCCACCCGGAGACTCTCTCCCTGGAAAATTCAGCCCACGTGCAAGCGGCCCTGGCCGGCAAGGGGATGCAGGCCGCTCTGGTGAGGGAGCGGGGCCGGTTCCTGGTGGAACTGATTCATCCCGTCCTCCTTGCCCCCACCGGGACGGTAGAGGGGGCGCTGGTCGTACAGATCGATATCGGCCGGCTATTCGCCGGTTTCGTGGAAGTCCTTCCGCCCAAGCTTTTCCACCAACTGACATTGGAAGAGAAGACCTCTCTCGGCAGCCACGGTGAATTGCCGGGAAACGACCTTTTCTCTCTTTCCGGCTACCTGCACCTTCATCCGCCCCTCAACCAGCTCCCGATGCGCATCGATCTGGGTGAGAGCCGGAAGGAACTTTTCGCCCCGTTGCGCCAGGTGGTCATGCTTTACCTGATCTGCGGCGGCATGCTCCTCTGTCTGGCTTTTCTGTTGGCCCGATTCTTCGGTACGATAATGGCATGGCCGATTGTTGAACTGAGCCATGCTGCGGCCCTGGTTGCCGACGGGGGGAAGCTGCAGATGCCATCCACCCACAGGCGACAGGACGAGATCGGGCTTCTCACCGAGGCCTTTGCGAGGATGGTGGAGAGGCTGCACCGCGCCAACGAGACTCTTGAAATCCGCGTCCGTGAACGGACGGCGGAACTGCGCTCCTCCGAGCTTCTGCTGGCAAATATTGTCGACAATATTCCCCTCGCTGTCGGTGTCCGGGCGTTGCATCCGTCCGACGGCAAGAATCCCTGGGTGCTTTGGAACCGCGCGGCGGAGACGATCTTCGGCCTGGATCGGGAGTCCCTCGCCCGGCACGATTTCGATGGAAATCTGCTGCCGGTATCGATCCAGACGGAGGAGACCCTGCCGCGGCCCGGGAACTACTGGTCGGTCGAAACTCCCTACCACCATCCCGGCGATGGTCGCCAGCTGACCATCGATTCACGCATCCTCGGTCTCTTTGACGCCGCCGGCCAGATCAGTCATCTGCTTGCGATCAGTGACGATATCACCGATCGCAAGCGCAGTGACGAACTGGTGCTGGAAATCGCTCGCGGGGTGGCGTCCCAGACCGGCGAGACCTTTTTCCCTTCGATCACCGCCCATCTGGCGGCCACCCTGGGGGCCGATTTCGCCCTGGTGGGAGAGGTGGCCGGTTCCCCGCCGGTGGTCCGTACCATCGCCGTCTTCGCTCAGGGGCAGGAGTCCGACAATTTCGTCTACGAACTGGCTGGAACTCCTTGCGAAACCGTCCTTTCAGGGGGCGTCTGCAGTTACCCGTCCCGGGTCTGGGCGCATTTTCCCCGGGACATGATGCTGAAGGAGATGGGGATCGAAGGCTATCTCGGTGCTCCCCTGCACGACCAGGAAGGGATTCCGATGGGAGTACTGGTGGTGCTCTTCCAGCGGCCCCTGACGGAAATTCCCCTGGCAGAGAACCTGCTGTCGATCTTTGCTGCCCGGGCGGCGGCCGAACTGGAGCGGCGCCAGGCCGAGCAGGCCCTGGAAAAAACCAAGGTTCGCTTTCGGGCGATCGTCCAGAACGCCCCGTCGGGCATCTGTACCGTCTCCCCTGAGGGGCATCTGCTCAGCGCCAATCCACCCTTCTGCGCGCTCCTCGGCCGAGAGGAGGCGGAGCTCTGCCACTTCAGCCTGTGCGACGTGGTACATCCGGACGACTGGCTCTCCCTTTACCAGGACTATTTCCGCCAGAGCAACGGCCGGCTCGACTCCCTGCGGCGGGATTGCCGCCTGCAGGGAAAGGACGGCAAAACGGTCTGGGTTGACCTGGCTCTGACCGGCGGTGGTGATTTTTCGATCGTTATGATTCGCGACATTACCCGTCGTCGCCAGGTGGAACGCACCCTGCAACTTGACAAGTTGCGATCGGAAGCCCTTTATCGGTTGGCACAGATGGAGGATGTGCCCAAGGACGTCCTGCATCGGTTCATCCTCTCCCAGGGGGTGCGTTTGACCGGCAGCGCCTTCGGCCACCTCTTCTCTCTCGATCCTGGCGGGACCCGCCTGGTGCTTCACGCCCGGTCCGGAGCGGGCGGCGGCGAAGAGGGAGCGGCAACCCAGCCAACTGAGTTTCCTCTCGATGCCGTCGGCCGCTGGCGTGAGGTGGTGCAGGAGTGCCGTCCGGTCATCGAAAACGATTATTCCGGTCCTCTCCCCTGGGCCCGGTCGGTGGGCCAGGAAGGGGAGACGTTGCTGCGGGTCATGAACGTCCCCCTGCTTGACAACGGCCAGTTGCAGATGGTCTTCGAAGTCGCCAACAAGGCCGAGGATTACGACGAGACCGATCTGCACCAGCTGACCCTGCTGCTCGACGGTATGGGGCGGATCCTCAAACAGAAGCAAGCTGAAGAGCTGCTGCGCAACAGTGAGCGCAGATACCGCAGCCTCTATCAGGAATTCCAGGCGCTATTGACAGGGATTCCCGATCGCATCACGCTGCTCGATCCCCATTTGCGGGTGGTCTGGTCCAATCACCTCGATCGCAGCGATGTGACCGACTCCCCGGTCCCCGAAGAGGCCCGGCGCCCCTGTTACGAAATCTGTTTCCAGCGCGCCGAGATCTGCGAGGACTGCCCCCCCAACCGTGCTTTCCGCAGCAAATCGATGGAGCAGGGGGAGGTCGAGACCGCCGATGGGCGGATCTGGGATATCCGGGGGATCCCCATTCGCGGCGAATTGGGGCAGGTAGTCAACGTCATCGAGCTTGCCCAGGATATTACCGCTCGCGTCCGGGCCCAGGAGCTGAGTATCCGCACCGCCCACCTCGCTTCCCTCGGAGAGCTGGCGGCCGGGGTGGCCCACGAGATCAACAACCCCATCAACGGTATCATCAACTATGCCCAGATCCTCGCCGACCGCCTCCAGGACGCCGCGGGGGAAGTCGACCTTCCCGGGCGGATCATCCATGAAGGAGAACGGATCAGCGCCATCGTGCGCAGCCTGCTCGACTTTGCCCGTCCCCAGGGGGAGGCAAAACAGCTCGTTGACGTGGCTGGTGAACTCCAGGAAGCCCTCGCCCTCTGCGTGGCCAAAATGACCCGGGAGCAGATCAATGTGCGCATGGAGATCGCCCCGAATCTACCCCGGGTGATGAGTCGCTCCGGACAGCTGCGCCAGGTCTTTCTCAATATATTGAATAACTCCCACTATGCGCTCAACGTGAAATTCCCTGGCGCTGACCCTGATAAAATCCTCGACATCCAGGTCAAGCTGATCGAATCTGACCAGGAGCGGGTCCGCATCACCGTCACCGATTTTGGCTGCGGTATTGCCAGTGATGTTATTGACCGGGTCATGAATCCCTTTGTCACCACCAAGCCGGTGGGGCAGGGGACCGGGCTCGGTCTGAGCATCAGCCATGGCATTATCAACGATCATGGCGGCACAGTGAAACTGGAGAGTGTCGAAGGGCAATTCACCAGGGTCCGCATCGATCTTCCCGTGGTCATTCCCCAGCAATAG
- a CDS encoding sigma-54 dependent transcriptional regulator, with protein MKKAAILVVDDEESLRFTFSSFLKDAGHLVNTAESFREALAILKEHRFDLIFADILLGEKTGLDLLAELRRQGQECPVILVTGAPSLATAAEAVRLGAYDYIAKPVTRDILLRVTRMALEMQELREEKERYRINLEAIFDSVRDGLVTVDFQLKVLAANRVSQSLCCFTGLAVGASLAGLENRECHICLEVLRKCLKERRMTKRDRVTCLVSGRPVRVLSLVATPLMGPGGHFAGAVLTMCDETRLDSLEKNLGERTQLRRLTGRSPVMQKVFALVDILADVDSTVLISGESGTGKELVAEALHFCGGRRDAPLVRVNCSALTESLLESELFGHVKGAFTGAIRDKVGRFQLADGGTIFLDEIGDISPGMQVRLLRVLQEKEFERVGDARPIKVDVRIVAATNRDLAAQVRAGVFREDLYYRLKVVVVDLPPLRDRRDDLPLLVDQFLARFNRKLNRTVTGVEEEVMRLFFSYPWPGNIRELEHALEHAFILSRGAVLQRNHLPDEIRSFSRPEPDSPPSNGDAGALRDALQRAGGNKAKAARLLGISRRTLYRKLAEAELPDL; from the coding sequence ATGAAAAAAGCTGCCATCCTGGTCGTCGACGACGAAGAGAGTCTTCGCTTCACCTTCAGCTCCTTCCTCAAGGATGCCGGCCACCTGGTCAACACCGCCGAAAGCTTCCGCGAAGCCCTGGCGATCCTGAAGGAACACCGTTTCGACCTGATTTTTGCCGACATCCTGCTGGGAGAAAAGACCGGCCTCGATCTTCTTGCCGAGTTGCGCAGACAGGGGCAGGAGTGTCCGGTCATTCTGGTCACCGGCGCACCATCCCTGGCTACCGCCGCCGAGGCGGTCCGGCTCGGCGCCTATGACTATATCGCCAAGCCGGTGACCCGGGACATCCTGCTGCGGGTGACCCGGATGGCCCTGGAGATGCAAGAGCTGCGAGAGGAGAAGGAGCGCTACCGGATCAACCTGGAAGCAATCTTCGACAGCGTCCGGGATGGCCTCGTCACCGTCGATTTCCAGCTCAAGGTTCTTGCTGCCAATCGCGTCTCCCAGTCCCTCTGCTGTTTCACCGGCCTGGCGGTGGGAGCCTCCCTCGCGGGGCTCGAAAACCGGGAGTGCCACATCTGTCTGGAGGTTCTGCGCAAGTGCCTGAAAGAACGGCGCATGACCAAACGGGATCGCGTCACCTGCTTGGTGTCCGGGCGGCCGGTGCGGGTTCTGTCCCTGGTCGCTACGCCGCTGATGGGGCCGGGCGGACATTTCGCCGGCGCCGTTTTGACCATGTGCGATGAAACCCGCCTCGACAGCCTGGAGAAGAATCTCGGCGAGCGCACCCAACTGCGGCGCCTGACCGGCAGGAGCCCGGTCATGCAGAAGGTCTTTGCCCTGGTCGATATACTGGCTGATGTCGATTCGACCGTATTGATCAGCGGCGAGAGCGGCACCGGCAAGGAACTGGTTGCCGAGGCCCTGCACTTTTGCGGGGGGCGGCGGGATGCTCCCCTGGTCCGGGTGAACTGCTCCGCCTTGACCGAGAGCCTGCTCGAGAGTGAACTCTTCGGTCATGTCAAAGGAGCTTTCACCGGCGCCATCCGGGACAAGGTCGGGCGGTTCCAACTGGCCGATGGCGGCACAATCTTTCTTGATGAAATCGGGGATATTTCTCCGGGGATGCAGGTTCGCCTGCTGCGGGTTCTTCAGGAAAAGGAATTCGAACGGGTCGGCGATGCCCGGCCGATCAAGGTCGATGTGCGCATTGTGGCAGCAACCAACCGGGACCTGGCGGCCCAGGTGCGTGCTGGTGTATTTCGCGAAGATCTCTATTACCGGCTCAAGGTGGTGGTGGTCGACCTTCCTCCCCTGCGAGACCGGCGGGACGACCTGCCGCTGCTGGTCGACCAGTTCCTTGCCCGCTTCAATCGCAAGTTGAACCGCACCGTCACCGGGGTCGAGGAGGAAGTCATGCGCCTCTTCTTCAGTTACCCCTGGCCTGGCAACATCCGGGAACTCGAACATGCCCTGGAACATGCCTTCATCCTCAGCCGGGGGGCCGTCCTGCAACGCAACCACCTGCCCGATGAAATCCGCTCTTTTAGTCGGCCTGAACCTGACTCTCCACCCTCGAACGGGGATGCCGGTGCCCTGCGGGACGCCTTGCAGCGGGCCGGGGGAAACAAGGCCAAGGCTGCAAGGCTCCTGGGTATCAGCCGTCGCACCCTCTACCGCAAGCTCGCCGAAGCTGAACTTCCCGACCTCTGA
- a CDS encoding methyl-accepting chemotaxis protein, with protein MKDLKLAHKIYLLSVAIILIFTLTIGWVYTQLRDNLFHSKQEEIRHTVEAAWNGAEYFVNQAKAGNLSQAEAQQAVRASLKAARFDGDNYFWINDLEPRMIMHPMRPELDGTDLSGYCDPLGNALFVQMVEVANRQGEGFVEYSWPKPGVGRPVPKFSYVKVLPEWGWIIGAGLYVDDVEAVLGQVFRITCAVTAGVILSVLVLVFLVARSISSPLQQVIDMLGELNHGNLDVRLGFSRRDEVGRMAEAVDGFAENLKNEIVAAFQCLAKGDFTFAVRGVARKPLALTNARLGDLVDEIRLVAEQVARGSQVLSSSSSDLSSGATEQAAAAEEASSSIEQMAANIRQNAEHARETEILAIQASRNAGEGGVAVAETTTAMKEIAGKIMIIEEIARQTNLLALNAAIEAARAGEYGQGFAVVAAEVRKLAERSQLAARDIGTLSASSIDVAEKAGNLLKSVVPAIQKTAELVQEISTASREQELGADQVSRAIQQLDQVIQQNAGASEEMATTAEELASQADTLQQAVAMLRTKTSVQTASGLSPTCTQQRLQPGVLPIPEMEPQSLAGAV; from the coding sequence ATGAAGGACCTGAAGCTGGCCCATAAGATCTATCTTTTGAGCGTGGCTATCATTCTGATTTTCACCTTGACCATCGGCTGGGTCTATACCCAGTTGCGGGACAATCTCTTCCACAGCAAACAGGAAGAAATTCGCCACACTGTCGAGGCCGCCTGGAATGGGGCGGAGTACTTCGTCAACCAGGCCAAGGCCGGAAATCTGAGTCAGGCGGAGGCGCAGCAGGCGGTGCGTGCGTCGCTGAAGGCGGCCCGTTTCGACGGTGACAACTACTTCTGGATCAACGATCTTGAACCGCGGATGATCATGCATCCCATGCGACCCGAACTGGACGGAACCGATCTTTCCGGATATTGCGATCCGTTAGGGAATGCTCTTTTTGTCCAGATGGTCGAGGTCGCCAACCGGCAGGGCGAGGGGTTTGTAGAATACTCCTGGCCCAAGCCCGGAGTAGGTCGGCCGGTGCCGAAATTTTCCTATGTCAAAGTTCTCCCCGAATGGGGTTGGATCATCGGTGCTGGTCTCTACGTCGATGATGTGGAAGCCGTTCTGGGACAAGTCTTCCGCATCACCTGTGCCGTTACCGCAGGGGTAATTCTCTCGGTTCTGGTCCTGGTCTTCCTGGTGGCGCGCAGCATTTCCAGCCCTTTGCAGCAGGTGATCGATATGCTCGGTGAATTGAATCACGGCAACCTCGATGTGCGGCTCGGCTTTTCCCGGCGGGACGAGGTGGGTCGCATGGCCGAGGCAGTCGATGGTTTTGCCGAAAACCTCAAAAACGAAATCGTTGCCGCATTCCAGTGCCTGGCCAAGGGGGACTTTACCTTTGCCGTTCGCGGGGTGGCCCGCAAGCCCCTGGCACTGACCAACGCACGCCTCGGTGATCTGGTTGACGAGATTCGCTTGGTCGCGGAGCAGGTCGCCAGGGGGAGTCAGGTCTTGTCCTCCTCCTCTTCCGATCTTTCTTCCGGGGCCACCGAGCAGGCCGCCGCCGCCGAGGAAGCTTCCTCTTCCATTGAGCAGATGGCCGCCAATATTCGCCAGAACGCCGAACACGCCCGAGAGACCGAAATCCTCGCCATCCAGGCCTCCCGGAATGCTGGCGAGGGGGGGGTGGCAGTTGCCGAAACGACGACTGCAATGAAGGAAATCGCCGGCAAGATCATGATTATCGAGGAGATTGCCCGGCAGACCAATCTGTTGGCCCTCAATGCCGCCATTGAAGCAGCGCGGGCCGGCGAGTACGGCCAAGGGTTTGCCGTGGTCGCCGCCGAGGTGCGTAAGCTGGCCGAACGGAGCCAGTTGGCGGCCCGCGATATCGGCACCTTGTCCGCTTCCAGCATCGATGTAGCCGAGAAAGCTGGGAACCTGCTGAAATCGGTGGTCCCCGCGATTCAGAAGACTGCCGAACTGGTGCAGGAGATCAGCACTGCCAGCCGGGAACAGGAACTGGGGGCCGACCAGGTCAGCCGGGCGATCCAGCAACTCGATCAGGTCATCCAGCAGAATGCCGGTGCTTCCGAGGAGATGGCGACCACCGCCGAAGAATTGGCCAGTCAGGCGGACACCCTGCAGCAGGCGGTGGCGATGTTGCGCACCAAAACGTCGGTGCAGACCGCTTCCGGCCTGTCTCCGACCTGCACCCAGCAGCGCCTTCAACCGGGAGTGCTGCCGATACCCGAAATGGAGCCCCAGAGTTTGGCCGGGGCGGTTTAG